One Gossypium hirsutum isolate 1008001.06 chromosome A11, Gossypium_hirsutum_v2.1, whole genome shotgun sequence genomic window carries:
- the LOC107895264 gene encoding transmembrane 9 superfamily member 4 isoform X3 — MERMRTCLVAVALASLCCVAHVRSSASDHRYKAGDEVPLYANKVGPFGNPSETYRYFDFPFCSSVPLKEKKEAFGEVLNGDRLVSGPYRIDFLSEKDAEIACKRKLSKEEVARFRTAISKDYYFQMYFDDLPFWGFFGKVDNVGKADPSDCKYYLYKHLVFEIFYNKDRVIEINVRIDPRAVVDVTGDEPVDVDFMYTVKWKEIDVPFEKRLDKYKSSSSLRQIQWFSTLNSCVTLLLLTAFLATILMRILKNDFIKYAHDEESADQEEETGWKSIHGDVFRYPKHKSLFAAAIGCGTQLFSITIFIFILAVVGVFYPYNRGALLTALVVIYALTSGIAGYTAASFYCQLEGTNWVRNLLLTGSLLCGPLFVTFCFLNTVAVAYKVTAALPFGTIVVIFLIWALFSTPLLVLGGIAGKDSKAEFQAPCRTTKCPRDIPPLPWYWKTLHQMAMAGLLPFSAIYIEIYYLFASVWGHRIYTTYVILFIVFIILLIITAFITVALTYFQLAAEDHGWWWRYAVFGS; from the exons ATGGAGAGAATGAGGACGTGTTTGGTTGCAGTGGCCCTTGCGAGCCTATGCTGCGTAGCGCATGTGAGATCCAGTGCCTCTGATCATCGTTACAAAGCTGGAGATGAAGTCCCTCTTTATGCTAATAAAGTCGGTCCCTTCGGCAATCCCAG CGAGACATACCGTTACTTCGATTTTCCATTCTGTTCCTCAG TCCCCCTGAAGGAGAAGAAGGAAGCTTTTGGCGAAGTATTGAATGGGGATCGGCTAGTGAGTGGCCCTTACAGAATTGACTTTTTGAGCGAGAAAGATGCTGAGATTGCTTGCAAAAGGAAGCTCTCAAAGGAAGAAGTTGCCAGGTTCAGAACCGCCATCTCTAAAGACTATTACTTCCAAATGTACTTCGACGACCTTCCGTTTTGGGGCTTCTTTGGCAAAGTTGATAACGTAGGCAAGGCCGATCCAAGCGATTGCAAATATTATCTCTATAAGCATCTCGTATTCGAGATATTTTACAATAAGGACCGTGTTATCGAGATTAATGTCAGAATTGATCCACGCGCGGTTGTCGATGTCACCGGAGACGAACCTGTTGATGTGGATTTCATGTACACCGTTAAATGGAAGGAAATAGACGTCCCTTTTGAGAAACGGCTGGATAAGTACAAGTCGTCTTCTTCCTTGCGGCAAATCCAGTGGTTCTCAACCCTTAATTCATGTGTCACCCTTTTGTTATTGACCGCTTTCCTCGCCACCATTCTCATGCGAATCCTTAAGAATGATTTCATTAA GTATGCACATGATGAGGAATCAGCGGATCAGGAGGAGGAGACTGGGTGGAAGAGCATTCATGGTGATGTCTTCAGGTATCCGAAGCATAAGTCTTTGTTTGCAGCAGCTATTGGTTGTGGCACCCAGCTCTTTTCTAT tacaattttcatttttatcctTGCTGTAGTTGGGGTCTTTTATCCATATAATCGAGGAGCTTTGTTGACTGCTTTGGTAGTCATTTATGCCCTTACATCTGGAATTGCTGGCTACACTGCAGCTTCTTTCTATTGTCAGCTAGAAGGAACAAATTGG GTGAGAAACTTATTACTAACAGGAAGCTTGCTTTGTGGACCACTTTTTGTCACATTTTGCTTTCTTAACACTGTCGCGGTTGCTTATAAAGTCACTGCAGCATTGCCATTTGGAACCATTGTGGTGATTTTTCTCATATGGGCTCTGTTCTCGACTCCTTTATTAGTATTAGGAGGTATTGCTGGAAAGGATAGCAAGGCAGAGTTCCAAGCCCCATGTCGGACCACAAAATGTCCTAGAGATATCCCGCCGTTACCTTGGTATTGGAAAACTCTTCATCAGATGGCAATGGCGGGATTGTTGCCATTCAGTGCCATCTATATTGAAATTTACTACTTATTTGCCAGTGTGTGGGGACATAGAATCTACACGACATACGTCATCCTGTTTATTGTCTTTATCATTCTCTTAATCATCACTGCTTTTATTACCGTGGCTTTGACTTATTTTCAACTTGCTGCTGAAGACCATGGATGGTGGTGGAGGTATGCTGTTTTTGGCTCCTGA
- the LOC107895287 gene encoding uncharacterized protein, translating into MADQTNGVTLNENQRVHNEETLYDVLHRSVSMILPDASSTESAPLLQRIKISVSENGPRLGEASRNTGQTLLRWTRRGSPLRALLVISIGSVAFLALTGLLIFMLIFLVATVNAIIVSLLISLAAAGGFLFFSLACVTAIYIGAMSIAAFVISIATISAIFAAMITAGWVGFFWAIWLGTRKSVGFAKQSLSKTGSVLSAYSSAEHARID; encoded by the exons ATGGCGGACCAAACGAACGGCGTCACCCTAAACGAAAACCAGCGCGTCCATAATGAAGAAACGCTCTATGATGTTCTCCACCGTTCGGTTTCGATGATCTTACCCGATGCATCGTCGACGGAATCAGCCCCGTTGCTGCAGCGGATCAAGATATCCGTTTCCGAGAACGGGCCTCGTCTCGGCGAAGCCTCTAGAAACACTGGCCAAACCCTCCTGCGGTGGACTCGTCGAGGCAGCCCCCTCCGTGCTCTCCTCGTCATTTCT ATTGGGTCCGTTGCTTTTCTTGCATTGACAGGGTTGCTTATCTTTATGCTTATATTTCTGGTAGCGACTGTCAATGCCATTATTGTCTCTCTTCTCATCTCTTTGGCAGCTGCGGGAGGCTTCTTGTTCTTTTCCCTTGCATGTGTAACAGCTATTTATATTGGGGCCATGTCAATTGCTGCATTCGTTATTTCTATTGCGACGATTTCAGCAATTTTTGCTGCTATGATAACTGCAG GTTGGGTTGGATTCTTTTGGGCCATATGGTTGGGTACTAGGAAAAGTGTGGGATTTGCCAAGCAGTCATTGAGCAAGACTGGATCAGTTCTTTCAGCTTACTCTTCTGCAGAGCATGCCCGTATCGACTAA
- the LOC107895264 gene encoding transmembrane 9 superfamily member 4 isoform X1 codes for MERMRTCLVAVALASLCCVAHVRSSASDHRYKAGDEVPLYANKVGPFGNPSETYRYFDFPFCSSVPLKEKKEAFGEVLNGDRLVSGPYRIDFLSEKDAEIACKRKLSKEEVARFRTAISKDYYFQMYFDDLPFWGFFGKVDNVGKADPSDCKYYLYKHLVFEIFYNKDRVIEINVRIDPRAVVDVTGDEPVDVDFMYTVKWKEIDVPFEKRLDKYKSSSSLRQIQWFSTLNSCVTLLLLTAFLATILMRILKNDFIKYAHDEESADQEEETGWKSIHGDVFRYPKHKSLFAAAIGCGTQLFSITIFIFILAVVGVFYPYNRGALLTALVVIYALTSGIAGYTAASFYCQLEGTNWVRNLLLTGSLLCGPLFVTFCFLNTVAVAYKVTAALPFGTIVVIFLIWALFSTPLLVLGGIAGKDSKAEFQAPCRTTKCPRDIPPLPWYWKTLHQMAMAGLLPFSAIYIEIYYLFASVWGHRIYTTYVILFIVFIILLIITAFITVALTYFQLAAEDHGWWWRSFLCGGSTGLFMYAYCFYFYSAQSDMSGLMQTSFFFGYMACICYGFFLMLGAIGFCASLFFVCHIYRSIKCE; via the exons ATGGAGAGAATGAGGACGTGTTTGGTTGCAGTGGCCCTTGCGAGCCTATGCTGCGTAGCGCATGTGAGATCCAGTGCCTCTGATCATCGTTACAAAGCTGGAGATGAAGTCCCTCTTTATGCTAATAAAGTCGGTCCCTTCGGCAATCCCAG CGAGACATACCGTTACTTCGATTTTCCATTCTGTTCCTCAG TCCCCCTGAAGGAGAAGAAGGAAGCTTTTGGCGAAGTATTGAATGGGGATCGGCTAGTGAGTGGCCCTTACAGAATTGACTTTTTGAGCGAGAAAGATGCTGAGATTGCTTGCAAAAGGAAGCTCTCAAAGGAAGAAGTTGCCAGGTTCAGAACCGCCATCTCTAAAGACTATTACTTCCAAATGTACTTCGACGACCTTCCGTTTTGGGGCTTCTTTGGCAAAGTTGATAACGTAGGCAAGGCCGATCCAAGCGATTGCAAATATTATCTCTATAAGCATCTCGTATTCGAGATATTTTACAATAAGGACCGTGTTATCGAGATTAATGTCAGAATTGATCCACGCGCGGTTGTCGATGTCACCGGAGACGAACCTGTTGATGTGGATTTCATGTACACCGTTAAATGGAAGGAAATAGACGTCCCTTTTGAGAAACGGCTGGATAAGTACAAGTCGTCTTCTTCCTTGCGGCAAATCCAGTGGTTCTCAACCCTTAATTCATGTGTCACCCTTTTGTTATTGACCGCTTTCCTCGCCACCATTCTCATGCGAATCCTTAAGAATGATTTCATTAA GTATGCACATGATGAGGAATCAGCGGATCAGGAGGAGGAGACTGGGTGGAAGAGCATTCATGGTGATGTCTTCAGGTATCCGAAGCATAAGTCTTTGTTTGCAGCAGCTATTGGTTGTGGCACCCAGCTCTTTTCTAT tacaattttcatttttatcctTGCTGTAGTTGGGGTCTTTTATCCATATAATCGAGGAGCTTTGTTGACTGCTTTGGTAGTCATTTATGCCCTTACATCTGGAATTGCTGGCTACACTGCAGCTTCTTTCTATTGTCAGCTAGAAGGAACAAATTGG GTGAGAAACTTATTACTAACAGGAAGCTTGCTTTGTGGACCACTTTTTGTCACATTTTGCTTTCTTAACACTGTCGCGGTTGCTTATAAAGTCACTGCAGCATTGCCATTTGGAACCATTGTGGTGATTTTTCTCATATGGGCTCTGTTCTCGACTCCTTTATTAGTATTAGGAGGTATTGCTGGAAAGGATAGCAAGGCAGAGTTCCAAGCCCCATGTCGGACCACAAAATGTCCTAGAGATATCCCGCCGTTACCTTGGTATTGGAAAACTCTTCATCAGATGGCAATGGCGGGATTGTTGCCATTCAGTGCCATCTATATTGAAATTTACTACTTATTTGCCAGTGTGTGGGGACATAGAATCTACACGACATACGTCATCCTGTTTATTGTCTTTATCATTCTCTTAATCATCACTGCTTTTATTACCGTGGCTTTGACTTATTTTCAACTTGCTGCTGAAGACCATGGATGGTGGTGGAG GTCCTTCCTCTGTGGTGGGTCAACTGGGTTGTTCATGTATGCCTACTGTTTCTATTTCTACAGTGCCCAATCAGACATGTCAGGCCTCATGCAAACCTCATTCTTCTTTGGATACATGGCTTGCATTTGCTATGGCTTCTTCCTCATGCTTGGGGCCATTGGCTTCTGTGCATCTCTATTCTTTGTTTGTCACATCTATCGCTCTATCAAGTGCGAGTAG
- the LOC107895294 gene encoding gluconokinase → MAFDHKGRVVVIMGVSGAGKSTIGDMLAKVLNCSFLDADDFHPLSNKEKMSQGIPLSDEDRIPWLETLQGVLKDKLDNGKTVILGCSSLQKHYREILRSADADYVHGSYASRVQFVLLDAKADVLAARLEKRAAEGKHFMPATLLQSQLESLNIDEGEGIFKVDATLSPLIIVSKIQTFLFSDFEQTAGNRDC, encoded by the exons ATGGCTTTTGATCACAAAG GAAGAGTTGTTGTGATTATGGGCGTTAGTGGCGCTGGCAAATC CACAATAGGTGACATGTTGGCCAAAGTTTTGAACTGTAGCTTTCTTGATGCTGATGATTTCCATCCACTATCAAATAAAG AAAAGATGAGCCAAGGTATTCCCCTCTCAGATGAGGATCGTATTCCATGGCTAGAAACGCTACAGGGTGTTCTAAAAGATAAGTTAGACAATGGAAAAACTGTGATACTCGGGTGTTCTTCACTGCAGAAACATTACAGAGAAATTCTAAGATCCGCTGATGCTGATTATGTGCATGGGAGCTATGCTAGTAGGGTGCAGTTTGTTCTTTTGGATGCCAAGGCCGATGTTCTTGCCGCTCGTCTCGAGAAACGAGCTGCAGAAGGGAAGCATTTCATGCCGGCCACACTTCTGCAATCACAACTAGAGTCGCTTAACATAGATGAAGGTGAGGGGATATTTAAAGTTGATGCCACCTTAAGCCCTTTAATCATTGTAAGCAAAATACAAACATTTTTGTTCTCTGATTTTGAACAAACCGCTGGGAATAGGGATTGTTAA
- the LOC107895264 gene encoding transmembrane 9 superfamily member 3 isoform X2, which produces MKSLFMLIKSVPSAIPVPLKEKKEAFGEVLNGDRLVSGPYRIDFLSEKDAEIACKRKLSKEEVARFRTAISKDYYFQMYFDDLPFWGFFGKVDNVGKADPSDCKYYLYKHLVFEIFYNKDRVIEINVRIDPRAVVDVTGDEPVDVDFMYTVKWKEIDVPFEKRLDKYKSSSSLRQIQWFSTLNSCVTLLLLTAFLATILMRILKNDFIKYAHDEESADQEEETGWKSIHGDVFRYPKHKSLFAAAIGCGTQLFSITIFIFILAVVGVFYPYNRGALLTALVVIYALTSGIAGYTAASFYCQLEGTNWVRNLLLTGSLLCGPLFVTFCFLNTVAVAYKVTAALPFGTIVVIFLIWALFSTPLLVLGGIAGKDSKAEFQAPCRTTKCPRDIPPLPWYWKTLHQMAMAGLLPFSAIYIEIYYLFASVWGHRIYTTYVILFIVFIILLIITAFITVALTYFQLAAEDHGWWWRSFLCGGSTGLFMYAYCFYFYSAQSDMSGLMQTSFFFGYMACICYGFFLMLGAIGFCASLFFVCHIYRSIKCE; this is translated from the exons ATGAAGTCCCTCTTTATGCTAATAAAGTCGGTCCCTTCGGCAATCCCAG TCCCCCTGAAGGAGAAGAAGGAAGCTTTTGGCGAAGTATTGAATGGGGATCGGCTAGTGAGTGGCCCTTACAGAATTGACTTTTTGAGCGAGAAAGATGCTGAGATTGCTTGCAAAAGGAAGCTCTCAAAGGAAGAAGTTGCCAGGTTCAGAACCGCCATCTCTAAAGACTATTACTTCCAAATGTACTTCGACGACCTTCCGTTTTGGGGCTTCTTTGGCAAAGTTGATAACGTAGGCAAGGCCGATCCAAGCGATTGCAAATATTATCTCTATAAGCATCTCGTATTCGAGATATTTTACAATAAGGACCGTGTTATCGAGATTAATGTCAGAATTGATCCACGCGCGGTTGTCGATGTCACCGGAGACGAACCTGTTGATGTGGATTTCATGTACACCGTTAAATGGAAGGAAATAGACGTCCCTTTTGAGAAACGGCTGGATAAGTACAAGTCGTCTTCTTCCTTGCGGCAAATCCAGTGGTTCTCAACCCTTAATTCATGTGTCACCCTTTTGTTATTGACCGCTTTCCTCGCCACCATTCTCATGCGAATCCTTAAGAATGATTTCATTAA GTATGCACATGATGAGGAATCAGCGGATCAGGAGGAGGAGACTGGGTGGAAGAGCATTCATGGTGATGTCTTCAGGTATCCGAAGCATAAGTCTTTGTTTGCAGCAGCTATTGGTTGTGGCACCCAGCTCTTTTCTAT tacaattttcatttttatcctTGCTGTAGTTGGGGTCTTTTATCCATATAATCGAGGAGCTTTGTTGACTGCTTTGGTAGTCATTTATGCCCTTACATCTGGAATTGCTGGCTACACTGCAGCTTCTTTCTATTGTCAGCTAGAAGGAACAAATTGG GTGAGAAACTTATTACTAACAGGAAGCTTGCTTTGTGGACCACTTTTTGTCACATTTTGCTTTCTTAACACTGTCGCGGTTGCTTATAAAGTCACTGCAGCATTGCCATTTGGAACCATTGTGGTGATTTTTCTCATATGGGCTCTGTTCTCGACTCCTTTATTAGTATTAGGAGGTATTGCTGGAAAGGATAGCAAGGCAGAGTTCCAAGCCCCATGTCGGACCACAAAATGTCCTAGAGATATCCCGCCGTTACCTTGGTATTGGAAAACTCTTCATCAGATGGCAATGGCGGGATTGTTGCCATTCAGTGCCATCTATATTGAAATTTACTACTTATTTGCCAGTGTGTGGGGACATAGAATCTACACGACATACGTCATCCTGTTTATTGTCTTTATCATTCTCTTAATCATCACTGCTTTTATTACCGTGGCTTTGACTTATTTTCAACTTGCTGCTGAAGACCATGGATGGTGGTGGAG GTCCTTCCTCTGTGGTGGGTCAACTGGGTTGTTCATGTATGCCTACTGTTTCTATTTCTACAGTGCCCAATCAGACATGTCAGGCCTCATGCAAACCTCATTCTTCTTTGGATACATGGCTTGCATTTGCTATGGCTTCTTCCTCATGCTTGGGGCCATTGGCTTCTGTGCATCTCTATTCTTTGTTTGTCACATCTATCGCTCTATCAAGTGCGAGTAG